The Dioscorea cayenensis subsp. rotundata cultivar TDr96_F1 chromosome 16, TDr96_F1_v2_PseudoChromosome.rev07_lg8_w22 25.fasta, whole genome shotgun sequence sequence CTGTGTTGCCTATTAGCTTTATTGCTCAATTAGTTAGTGTCATAGAAAAATCTCGTTGCTTTTTAAATCCTCACCttcatttcttttgttcattACTTACATTTTCCCCCTTGCAAGCTTATTTATGCATTGAGATCTTTGGAACAAATTCACCTACATGACAAGGTGTAGTTCTGGATTTGTTACACAAGACCTTTTAGAATTATCTAGGTTTATAGCAAAGATATGATAATACTTTTAAATTGAGTCCTTAGCTTTATGgccaaaattatttatttgttttgaaaattaattctCACTAATGAGTTGAACTTGAATAGAAGGATTATTTTGTATCAATAATAACAAGCACTTATTTTTCACGGTGGGCATTTTCACATTGAATCTTTACCATTCTATCTTGAAATTTTACAGGAAAGGTTTTACTTTGGTGATGATGTCCTGCCTTGCTTCGAAACTGGGATACCATTGTTGCTGCAACGTCTTCGTCAGCTTCCTGATTCAGAAAATGTATCTTGTTATATAACAATTGTTtcatataaatatgtttattgtcttattttcttcaaaaaaacacaaacttgAATATTATTCTTTTATGCTTTCTTTCAAATTCATCAGGTCACTATAGCCTTTCCAGACGACGGAGCCTGGAAGAGATTTCACAAGCAATTGCAGCATTTTCCAATGGTTAGCTTATCATCTTTGTTAATCATTCAAAACTTATCCGAAGATTGATGTGATTGTTTATGGTAACAGGTGGTCTGTGCAAAAGTGCGTGAAGGTGATAAGAGAATAGTTCGACTTAAAGAAGGTAATCCTGCAGGAAGACATGTTGTAATCGTCGATGATTTAGTGCAGTCCGGAGGGACCCTTATCGAGTGTCAGGTAGTCTGATCATTAACAAAATGCCATATCTTTATTCATCTGCTAAAAAGATTAGTGAACAAGATTAAagcaaacctttttttttcatcatcagAAAGTCTTGGCTGCTCACGGCGCGACACGAGTCAGTGCTTATGTAACTCATGGCGTGTTTCCGAAGCAGTCATGGGATCGGTTTACCGAAAGTGACGCGAGTAAGTGTGAAACATACGAATCTCTAGTCATTTTTATTTCGTATTCATGTGATTGTAAATAACTAATGAAGTTGTTTCAGATGGTGGCCGGAGTCCATTTGCGTACTTCTGGATAACCGACTCTTGTCCGCTCACTGTGAAAGCCATCGGCGATAAGCCGCCATTTGAAGTGCTGAGCTTGGCTGGGTCTATTGCCGATGCTCTTCAGATATAGCACTTGTATTGTTATCTAAACGTTATCAACATCTGAATGCACACGCTTTCTAGcttatattatgaaaaaaaaagccGAATTGTTTGGTTCAATGTAGCACTGGCCTCTTATGGAGGATTTTGTCGATGTTTACTGCTGAAGTAGATTTATGTAGGTGGAACTGTGATGTCGAACACCGTATTACACTTCACTAATAATACGACCGGGTGCGGTCATCGGCTTCATCTTCGCCAGTTTGTTGTGGACTCAAATCAAGATCTATTAGTTCATTCTAAGAGATGCTAGTATCTAAATTATGTTTAGAAACTATagatatgtgtgtgtatgtatgccTGGGAGCTTATGGCACTTTggtttgttaaataaaaataatatttattatgagTTTTTGAAGATTTTCATGCAAATTTAGCataatttattatgtaatttggAAATTTaagctttttaaattttttaaaaataaatgaaataaattttcccAAACTTAGTGGCAGACAATTGTgcatatttttcctttctcatGCTATGAAAGAAATGCTTTAGAGCTCCAAAATTACAGTGTAATGTTAACAAGAATTGGACAAATGTTAGATACAAAAAGGCCTTTTATTTCAGTGGTTTTTGGGATTATAATTGTTTTGAAACTGAACcaacttttaatttaataatgaatACCAACAACCACTAGTTAGCCCAAATTGAAAATCCTGAACTTAAGTACTATAACAGTATGGGCTGAAGTACTATAACAGTATTATTCATGTACTGTTTTAGGCTATATACTATTTAAGCGTTGTATCCTTCTCCAAAATTTTATGGCAGgagaattttcaaattatttatggTACACCTCAAAAAGTTGTAAGACATCTCTATATCTGCTTATTCTTTGACATCACGTgtcattttcataaaaaaaaatcaattaaaattacaaCGTCTGAATAGTCGGGATgatcat is a genomic window containing:
- the LOC120279621 gene encoding ribose-phosphate pyrophosphokinase 4, with protein sequence MGEQRRKKEIHLFYCAESEDLARKVADKSDAIHLQSISWRSFDDGFPNLFINNAHDIRGQHVAFLASFSSPGVIFEQISAIFALPKLFIASFTLVLPFFPTGSFERMEEEGDVATAFTMARILSMIPKSRGGPTSLVIYDIHALQERFYFGDDVLPCFETGIPLLLQRLRQLPDSENVTIAFPDDGAWKRFHKQLQHFPMVVCAKVREGDKRIVRLKEGNPAGRHVVIVDDLVQSGGTLIECQKVLAAHGATRVSAYVTHGVFPKQSWDRFTESDANGGRSPFAYFWITDSCPLTVKAIGDKPPFEVLSLAGSIADALQI